A single window of Anaerolineales bacterium DNA harbors:
- a CDS encoding lysine biosynthesis protein LysW — translation MTHAFCPECDAKITVGRDPSEGQQVSCPQCGAYLMVVGVSPLELDWAFDDEELEYDDDYDYEREDDY, via the coding sequence ATGACACATGCATTTTGTCCGGAATGTGATGCGAAGATCACAGTAGGACGAGACCCCAGTGAAGGACAGCAGGTTAGTTGTCCACAGTGTGGGGCGTATTTGATGGTCGTAGGCGTTTCACCGTTAGAACTGGATTGGGCTTTCGATGACGAAGAGCTCGAATACGACGATGATTACGACTACGAAAGAGAGGATGATTATTAA
- a CDS encoding serine hydrolase, producing the protein MRRGGPDYLRWISIGLLLAAVVFFFFELIAFSRQRARLPEGLTVGGVPVGGLSQTEAVEHILQTYSSPVELHYDDQIILMSPASVGFRLDTEVMLAAAESMRTGDDFWSGFMDFLWNRPGEEAAIPLRAEYSVSQLELVLADIAARYDEPPYLAEPIPGTPNFNPGRPGRVLDIDRAQRLIGDILMLPHSRVVNLPVLEDVPPRPTLGTLEILIKQIVDGAGFPGLTDLFLVNLRSGEELHIVYLNGEDIPAEPDVSFGAASTIKIGIMTAYFIEFDEPFGEEADDHMFDMITRSGNESSDWLMEQIGGDLGPLAVTDILQSLGLNNTFSGGFYYLGAPLLRTYNTPANQRTDINTRPDKYTQTTPSDIGMLLMDIYHCENGGGALLAVYPDRVTPQECSHMIDLLAQNKIGSLIEAGVPDGTRVAHKHGWPSSPFDMIGDAGIVYTPGGDYVFSLFLFQEQEMFWDPTSKMFADISRAVYNYFNPPVE; encoded by the coding sequence ATGCGACGAGGCGGTCCCGATTATCTACGCTGGATATCGATTGGTTTGTTATTGGCGGCGGTTGTCTTTTTCTTCTTCGAGCTGATCGCATTCAGCCGGCAGCGGGCACGTCTTCCGGAAGGACTGACCGTCGGCGGTGTTCCCGTCGGTGGACTGTCCCAAACTGAAGCAGTCGAACATATCCTGCAGACCTACAGCTCACCCGTCGAACTGCACTACGACGATCAGATCATCCTCATGTCGCCAGCGAGCGTTGGTTTCCGCCTGGATACCGAAGTCATGCTGGCGGCAGCCGAGTCGATGCGTACCGGCGACGATTTCTGGTCCGGCTTCATGGACTTTCTGTGGAATCGTCCGGGGGAAGAAGCGGCGATACCCTTGCGTGCCGAGTATTCCGTTTCGCAGCTCGAATTGGTCCTGGCGGATATTGCCGCCCGGTACGACGAGCCTCCGTATCTTGCCGAGCCCATTCCGGGAACGCCCAATTTCAATCCCGGAAGACCGGGTCGTGTTCTCGATATCGACCGGGCACAACGGTTGATCGGGGACATCTTGATGCTGCCCCATTCTCGGGTCGTTAACCTGCCAGTTCTGGAAGACGTACCCCCGAGGCCGACATTAGGCACGCTCGAGATTTTAATCAAACAGATCGTGGACGGCGCGGGTTTTCCTGGCCTCACAGATTTGTTCCTGGTGAATTTGCGGTCGGGTGAAGAGCTGCACATCGTGTACCTGAATGGTGAAGACATCCCTGCGGAACCCGATGTTTCCTTTGGCGCAGCCTCGACCATCAAGATTGGCATCATGACGGCATACTTCATAGAGTTCGACGAACCCTTCGGCGAAGAAGCGGACGATCATATGTTTGACATGATCACGCGTTCGGGCAACGAATCTTCAGACTGGTTGATGGAACAAATTGGCGGCGATCTTGGACCGCTTGCGGTCACGGACATCCTTCAATCGTTGGGTTTGAATAACACCTTTTCGGGCGGGTTCTATTATCTTGGCGCGCCGCTCCTGCGTACCTATAACACGCCCGCCAACCAACGAACGGACATCAACACCCGGCCGGATAAGTACACGCAAACCACCCCGTCTGATATTGGGATGCTGTTGATGGACATATACCATTGTGAGAACGGCGGCGGTGCACTGCTCGCCGTTTACCCCGATCGTGTCACACCGCAGGAATGCAGCCATATGATCGACCTGCTTGCTCAGAACAAGATCGGGAGTTTGATCGAAGCGGGTGTACCGGACGGCACTCGGGTGGCACATAAGCATGGCTGGCCAAGTTCGCCTTTCGACATGATCGGAGACGCCGGCATCGTCTACACACCGGGTGGCGATTACGTGTTTTCACTGTTCTTGTTCCAAGAACAGGAGATGTTTTGGGACCCGACGTCGAAGATGTTCGCCGACATCTCCCGCGCCGTGTACAATTATTTCAATCCCCCCGTCGAGTGA
- a CDS encoding CPBP family intramembrane metalloprotease has translation MDDNGLPSLPVAAVVPGVFFILVVDFVTISGTDRFAPYLRSWVWVIAVLPWLTLLLFRRTPIVYGYRRKRALAMLGWGMLAGAVWRGLSLAFNAWIENDWTQIGWNGTLLFGLVFWIPFLEETFFRGYIGGSLLAKFGRWPGIVTQALLFSFHPGHWSQGWLDIVSIFAFGILSGWLYARFRSIWAPWGAHAFANLLPLLLRGWVV, from the coding sequence GTGGATGATAACGGATTGCCATCGCTGCCCGTGGCTGCCGTCGTTCCGGGAGTGTTCTTCATCCTCGTCGTCGACTTCGTAACGATTTCGGGTACAGACCGCTTCGCTCCATATCTTCGTTCGTGGGTCTGGGTCATCGCCGTCCTCCCTTGGCTCACGCTGCTGCTCTTTCGGAGGACTCCAATCGTCTATGGCTACAGGCGCAAACGTGCGCTGGCGATGTTGGGCTGGGGCATGCTGGCCGGCGCCGTGTGGCGCGGGTTGAGCCTCGCGTTCAACGCCTGGATCGAGAACGATTGGACTCAGATCGGATGGAACGGCACGCTGTTGTTCGGATTGGTATTCTGGATTCCATTTCTGGAAGAAACCTTTTTCCGTGGTTATATCGGCGGCTCGCTGCTGGCGAAATTCGGTCGTTGGCCGGGAATCGTGACGCAGGCGCTGCTCTTCAGTTTTCATCCAGGACATTGGAGCCAGGGTTGGCTGGACATCGTCAGCATCTTTGCGTTTGGGATCCTGTCCGGTTGGCTTTACGCTCGTTTCCGATCGATCTGGGCGCCCTGGGGAGCGCATGCCTTCGCAAACCTGCTGCCTTTGCTGCTGCGCGGCTGGGTCGTCTAA
- a CDS encoding class I tRNA ligase family protein — protein sequence MDRLFASYQYGEAGRQIYEFFWREFADWYIEIAKLQARQGGARAWHTARVLVEVLDACLRLLHPFTPYVTEELWGKLKAACLEHGGGFGFLSAWEGALIVAQWPHRNPISEAEKDTMDRFDLLMDVVRAIRNVRSDQGISPETKIAATFNAGSMAGMLEEQRDSVASLAGIEPGRMEVHEVLPSPPADAIPLVIGPVEVHLRLEDAIDVETERERLTEEYAEVDSQIERLEKLLAGPFSERAPGDVVQKERDRLVEFQQAAEKIKTQMERLEEM from the coding sequence GTGGACAGGCTTTTTGCGTCCTATCAATACGGCGAAGCCGGACGGCAGATTTACGAATTCTTCTGGCGTGAATTTGCCGATTGGTACATCGAAATCGCGAAGCTGCAGGCGAGGCAGGGCGGCGCGCGTGCCTGGCACACCGCCAGAGTCCTGGTCGAGGTGCTGGATGCCTGTCTGAGACTGCTGCACCCCTTTACGCCGTACGTGACGGAAGAACTCTGGGGAAAACTGAAAGCAGCTTGCCTCGAACACGGCGGTGGGTTTGGTTTTCTTTCGGCGTGGGAAGGTGCGCTCATCGTGGCGCAATGGCCGCATCGGAATCCCATTTCGGAGGCGGAAAAGGACACGATGGACCGCTTCGATCTGTTGATGGACGTCGTGCGTGCCATCCGTAACGTCCGTTCGGATCAGGGGATATCCCCCGAGACGAAAATCGCAGCCACGTTCAACGCCGGATCGATGGCGGGCATGCTGGAGGAACAGCGGGATTCGGTCGCTTCTCTGGCGGGCATCGAACCTGGGCGGATGGAGGTCCACGAAGTTTTACCGTCACCTCCGGCAGATGCGATTCCGCTGGTGATCGGTCCGGTCGAAGTGCATCTCAGGCTGGAAGACGCCATCGACGTGGAAACGGAGCGCGAGCGTCTGACCGAGGAATACGCGGAGGTCGACTCCCAGATCGAACGTCTCGAGAAATTATTGGCCGGCCCGTTCTCCGAACGTGCGCCCGGAGACGTCGTTCAAAAAGAAAGAGACAGGCTGGTCGAGTTCCAACAGGCTGCCGAGAAGATCAAGACGCAGATGGAACGTTTGGAAGAAATGTAG